CAAGGCCTTTGGAACGGTACGCCATTCGGATTGCGGATGATGGACAACTAGAAATCGACAAGAGTCGCGTTTATCAACAAGAGTTGGGGCAATGGGCGGATCCTGGGTCGTTTATCGGCCCAGCCTAGTTTTCATCGGATCTGTCCAATCGCAACAAAGTAAGCACGCGTCAGCAGTATGTGTCAACCAAGAGGGATCGCGCTGTCATGCCTTCACTGAGCGAACACATCAAGAACTCGCAGATCTGGAAGAGCATATTTCGGCACCCGATGCCGGTCGATCGTCGCAATCGCATCGTCGTCGTTCTGACCAACTTTTTTCTCCACTTGCACCCGGTCTCGGTCAAAAAACAAGGGATCGCACTCAGCTACACCTGGTGCATGGGCGGGGTCACCTTTTTTCTGTTTTTGGTCGAAGCGGTCACCGGCGTATTGTTGATGTTCTATTATCGCCCGACGTTGGAATGGGCGTTTAAAGATATTCTTGAACTGCGTGACGTGAGTTCGATGGGGATCCTGCGCGAGATCCATCGCTGGGGCGCGCACGCGATGGTGATCACCGTCTGGCTGCATATGTACCGGGTCTTTTTGACCGGCAGTTATAAGCCTCCCCGGGAATTCAACTGGGTGGTCGGCGTGATTCTGCTGCTGCTGACCTTGCTGTTGTCTTTTACCGGCTACTTGTTGCCCTGGGATCAGTTAGCGATCTGGGCGATCTCGGTCGGGTCCAATATGGCGAAAGCGCATCCCTTTTTAGGGAGCGCCGGTCCCGGCAGTTCACTGCTGTCAGTCGGCGGCATTAACTTGATCACCAGCGCTTCGGACGCACGGTATGGGCTGTTAGGAGCTCGCTTTGTGGGAGAAGAGACGCTCAACCGATTTTACATTTTGCATTGCATCGCCATCCCGTTGGCGGTTTCGTTGTTGTTGGCGATTCACTTCTGGCGCGTCCGCAAGGATGGCGGCATTAGTGGGCCGCTGTAGTGAGGCGCGGTCGCCTGTTCAGGCGTTCGTGGAGATTGTCCTTCGCTGCCATTGAAACTTTTGAGTTGACGCCGTTATGCACCTGAGCCACGAAGAATTCCTGCAAAGCGTCAGCGGCTTTCTAGGGATGTTCTATTTGGCGCTGGGTTTGATGAACGGCGTCGCCGCTTATTACCTCTGGCAGTTGGCCGAAGCTCAGCACCATCACGCGCCTACCGGCGATCAGCCGCAAGATTCTCATTTAGGGAACAAGTCGTTCGGCTGTCTCTTTCTGGCGGTGGTGTTCTCGATCATGTCGCCGTTGGCTTTCAGCGGCAGCGCCACGATGATGGCTCCGATATCCTTGCCGCAGTTTTTGGTCGATGGGGTGAATTACCTCTTCGCCGGCTCGCTGGGCCCAGTCCTTTACAGCACGCTGTCGGTCGTTCTGTTGGCGGTGTTGTTTCTGGGGCGACGATTCTTCGTGCGACCGGTCGTCGCTTGGATCGTTTGGAACTGCATGCTGGTGCTGCTGGCGGTCTGCATGACCAATCCGAACTTTGCTTCGATTGTGATGAAGCCCGATAACGTGCCGATCGTCGCGATGGTCTATCTATTGGCCTTTTTCACTTGGCTGGCGACTGCGCAAGCGGTCAAAAATGACGATCGCGCCAAAGAGGGACTGCCGCCGCTGGAGAAGCTGGACGACGAAAAGATCTTGGTCTGGCCTGACCTGGTCTATACCGAGCTGATCTGCATGGTGGCGATCACCGCCGTATTGATTTTGTGGGCGGTCGTCTTGAAGGCGCCGCTGGAAGAACCGGCCGACGCCGCGAAAACTCCTAACCCGTCGAAGGCGCCGTGGTACTTCCTTGGTCTGCAAGAGATGTTGGTTTATTACGATCCTTGGTTCGCTGGAGTGGTCGCTCCGCTAGTGATTGTCGGCGGCTTGATGGCGATTCCCTATCTCGATTTCAACAAGTTGGGGAACGGTTACTACACGATCGACCAACGCAAATTCGCCTATGTCACGTTTCAGTTCGGCTTTCTCGTGCTGTGGGTGACGTTCATCATCTTGGGAACATTTTTGCGCGGCCCGAACTGGAACTTTTTTGGACCGTTTGAGCAATGGGACGTCCACAAAGTGGTGCCGCTCAATAACGTCGACTTGTCCGAATTTTTCTGGGTGCAGTGGCTCGGAATGCCCAAACCCAAAGCGCCGCCCGACGTGGGCGCTGGCGCTGCGCTTGGATTTGCGCTCTGGCGCGAACTGCCAGGCATCCTGTTGTTGCTCGGTTACTTCACGTTGTTGCCGCCGATCTTGGCGACGACGATCTTCCGTAGATTTTTCCAGAAGATGGGCCTGGTCCGTTTCATGATCTTGGCTTCGCTTCTGCTGCTTATGGCGCTGTTTCCCATCAAGATGGTGCTGCGCTGGTCGTTCAATTTGAAATACATCATCGCCTTGCCCGAGTATCTGGCGAATTTTTGACGGCGCCAAATCAGGCGTACGGAGTTTGCGGCAATGCCGGCCAACGAATCAATTTGGCGCAACATCAAGACGATGCACCTCGTCTTCGCGGTGAGCAGTATTTTTTTACTGGTCGCGACGATCATCATGTTTGCGCAAGACCACATGCGGCAATGGAAGCCGATTCAGCGCAAGTATCGCAGCGTGGAAGCGACGCTTGCTGATTGGCAAATCAATCAGCAAAAGAC
The nucleotide sequence above comes from Blastopirellula sp. J2-11. Encoded proteins:
- a CDS encoding cytochrome b N-terminal domain-containing protein; this encodes MPSLSEHIKNSQIWKSIFRHPMPVDRRNRIVVVLTNFFLHLHPVSVKKQGIALSYTWCMGGVTFFLFLVEAVTGVLLMFYYRPTLEWAFKDILELRDVSSMGILREIHRWGAHAMVITVWLHMYRVFLTGSYKPPREFNWVVGVILLLLTLLLSFTGYLLPWDQLAIWAISVGSNMAKAHPFLGSAGPGSSLLSVGGINLITSASDARYGLLGARFVGEETLNRFYILHCIAIPLAVSLLLAIHFWRVRKDGGISGPL